One segment of Akkermansiaceae bacterium DNA contains the following:
- a CDS encoding tetratricopeptide repeat protein codes for MLHRLTILILILTLPTIAAPRGSGLPGSVAKELGKAPAYQEGVQAMEDQLHDIAVTKFRAALEDKKISSASKPYLTLALIEALVRSSASPHGDLKQAEEALKLIEEKTIKDLNSAPIWKAEALASLGRYQDADKSLSEIPPTHPLSGEILLARARILLALDRSNEALGILVKLGQSKASKISNEANLLAAEIHIDQSRYDTAQKMLEKIDGQDAETARLKEYLGARITLAEGNSAEATNRFQSLITAPDNLTERIFHACILGKADAQVANKQSEAAIATLEQFISDYPESSAIQEAFIRLSALLPENLADDAPSMVKLRQWSSETPLPEDVLYIGGDSNAAIHPLMPSSNEHADRVSLALYHRALLLARTKDQDKHDQAMALLRRLRSQHSDSPKPPSELYFKLASASLLDTAYLHLKQNHPEQATYTLSVMEKVAFSPRLKDQASYIRGLLLAREGKLDIALEAFNYARESTSEDIAHAAKVNAGIVALKATNLIAFEKILQSSAQANVRTALLLERALWKCSQEDATGRSELESFIVTHPNHPRENEARLALAAASVNISPPDVMLATAQLEIISPRLSDAASQLTITRILIRAEELSLNWTAAAAAAERFITTFKDDPNIPSLQLRRGEAYYHNEDYNKARLIFNDITTKYPDSPFSPYASFFAAMSARLGGTAQAREECITMFQKIIDSNHELSAESRIQQSRVLIDLRRYTEAETSLKPLLDPKKTPAPLCRAAGVLMADCLHRQGAADSAKYEEAIKIYNELLAAENLPLAWENRLHFLRGQTYESMSKVSDAFGSYYDVVIRGNIPTAGKANKEEWLWFYRCGFKALAMLESDKRWEAAVKLARRIASFNGPRAEEAAKRANSLAKKHMIWEDVDPEPIEPDPITGNKDKAAPASE; via the coding sequence GTGCTCCACCGACTTACCATCCTGATTCTCATCTTGACGCTGCCAACCATCGCCGCGCCCAGGGGCAGCGGATTGCCCGGCAGTGTCGCCAAAGAGCTAGGCAAAGCACCAGCCTACCAGGAAGGTGTCCAGGCCATGGAGGATCAACTCCACGATATCGCCGTCACTAAGTTCAGGGCAGCTTTGGAAGACAAAAAAATCAGCAGCGCCTCCAAACCCTACCTTACCCTGGCTCTGATCGAGGCATTGGTCCGCTCAAGCGCCTCTCCCCATGGCGACCTCAAGCAGGCGGAGGAGGCGCTCAAGCTGATCGAAGAAAAAACCATCAAGGACTTGAACTCAGCCCCCATTTGGAAAGCCGAAGCGTTGGCCTCGTTAGGCCGTTATCAGGACGCCGACAAGTCGCTGTCTGAAATCCCGCCAACACATCCTCTGAGCGGTGAAATTCTCCTTGCCCGCGCACGCATCCTTCTTGCCCTGGACCGCAGCAACGAAGCCCTGGGCATCCTCGTCAAACTTGGCCAGTCGAAAGCATCAAAGATCAGCAACGAGGCCAACTTACTCGCTGCCGAGATTCATATCGACCAGTCAAGATACGACACGGCCCAGAAGATGCTCGAAAAAATCGATGGTCAGGATGCGGAAACAGCCAGATTAAAAGAATACCTGGGGGCGCGCATCACTCTTGCCGAAGGAAATTCCGCCGAGGCAACAAACCGTTTCCAGTCGCTTATCACGGCACCCGACAACCTGACGGAACGTATTTTCCATGCCTGCATTCTCGGCAAGGCTGATGCCCAGGTCGCCAACAAACAAAGTGAAGCTGCCATCGCAACACTCGAACAATTCATTTCCGACTACCCGGAATCTTCGGCCATCCAAGAGGCGTTTATCCGGCTTTCCGCCCTGCTGCCTGAAAACCTGGCCGACGATGCTCCCAGCATGGTCAAACTCCGGCAATGGAGCAGCGAAACACCGCTCCCGGAGGATGTCCTGTATATCGGAGGTGACAGCAACGCCGCGATTCACCCACTCATGCCAAGTTCCAACGAACATGCTGACCGGGTTAGCCTGGCACTTTACCATCGCGCACTCCTGTTAGCCCGCACCAAGGATCAAGATAAACATGATCAGGCAATGGCCTTGCTCAGGCGGCTCAGGTCCCAGCATAGCGACAGCCCCAAACCTCCCAGTGAACTGTATTTCAAGCTAGCCTCCGCCTCATTGCTGGACACGGCCTATCTCCACCTCAAACAAAACCATCCCGAGCAAGCGACCTATACCCTTTCCGTGATGGAGAAGGTGGCATTCTCGCCACGCCTCAAAGACCAGGCCAGTTACATCCGGGGATTGTTACTCGCCCGGGAAGGCAAACTGGACATCGCCCTCGAGGCATTCAACTACGCCCGGGAATCCACTTCCGAGGACATTGCCCATGCCGCCAAGGTCAATGCCGGCATCGTGGCACTCAAAGCAACCAACCTGATTGCCTTTGAAAAAATCCTGCAATCATCTGCGCAAGCCAACGTCCGCACCGCGCTCCTACTCGAACGGGCCTTATGGAAATGCAGTCAGGAGGATGCCACGGGGCGCAGTGAACTGGAGTCATTCATTGTGACACACCCGAATCATCCACGCGAAAACGAAGCCCGTTTGGCACTCGCCGCCGCCTCAGTGAATATTTCCCCACCTGATGTCATGCTTGCGACGGCCCAGCTCGAAATCATCTCGCCCCGCCTAAGCGATGCAGCATCCCAGCTTACCATCACACGCATCCTGATCAGAGCGGAGGAGCTGAGCCTCAACTGGACTGCCGCTGCCGCTGCCGCTGAAAGATTCATCACCACTTTCAAGGACGACCCCAACATCCCGTCCTTACAACTCAGGCGGGGTGAAGCCTACTACCATAACGAGGACTACAACAAGGCACGCCTGATCTTTAACGACATCACAACCAAGTACCCGGACAGTCCGTTCTCGCCCTATGCCAGTTTTTTTGCCGCCATGTCCGCGCGGCTTGGCGGCACGGCCCAGGCACGGGAAGAGTGTATCACGATGTTCCAGAAAATCATCGACAGCAACCATGAGCTGTCCGCCGAGTCACGGATTCAGCAAAGCCGGGTGCTCATTGATCTCCGTCGGTATACGGAGGCGGAAACAAGCCTCAAACCATTACTCGACCCGAAAAAAACACCCGCTCCGCTCTGCCGTGCCGCCGGGGTGTTGATGGCTGATTGCCTACACCGGCAAGGTGCAGCCGACTCCGCGAAATACGAAGAGGCTATCAAAATCTACAATGAGCTGCTTGCCGCCGAAAATTTGCCTCTGGCCTGGGAAAACCGACTCCATTTTCTCCGCGGGCAAACCTACGAAAGCATGTCCAAGGTCAGTGATGCCTTTGGCTCCTATTACGATGTCGTCATACGGGGCAACATCCCCACCGCCGGCAAGGCCAACAAGGAGGAATGGCTCTGGTTCTATCGATGTGGATTCAAAGCCCTCGCTATGTTGGAATCAGACAAACGCTGGGAGGCCGCCGTCAAACTCGCACGCCGCATTGCTTCATTCAATGGCCCCCGTGCGGAAGAGGCAGCCAAACGAGCCAATAGCCTGGCAAAAAAACACATGATTTGGGAAGACGTCGATCCAGAGCCCATCGAGCCCGACCCCATCACCGGCAACAAAGACAAAGCCGCTCCCGCCTCTGAATAG
- the coaD gene encoding pantetheine-phosphate adenylyltransferase — translation MRTAVYAGSFDPLTNGHLWMIEKGLEMFDRLYVAIGSNPSKSYTFNVKDRLSLLRDSIPSCERLTIAEFKNRYLVNYARSVDAQYILRGIRSSNDYEYERVMRHINGDMAPSITTTFLMPPRDIAELSSSMVKSLIGPEGWEDSVRRYVPPAVFTALQEMDHDQ, via the coding sequence ATGCGCACAGCAGTTTATGCAGGGTCATTTGACCCCCTCACCAATGGCCACCTTTGGATGATTGAAAAAGGCTTGGAGATGTTCGACCGCCTCTACGTCGCCATTGGTAGCAATCCATCCAAGTCCTACACCTTCAATGTAAAGGACCGCCTCTCCCTTTTGCGTGATTCCATCCCGTCCTGCGAACGGCTTACCATCGCCGAATTTAAAAACCGCTATTTGGTGAACTACGCCCGCAGTGTCGATGCCCAGTATATCCTGCGTGGTATCCGTTCATCAAACGACTACGAGTATGAACGCGTCATGCGCCACATCAATGGAGACATGGCTCCGAGTATAACCACGACATTCCTGATGCCCCCCCGGGATATCGCCGAGCTCTCATCAAGCATGGTGAAGAGCCTCATCGGCCCCGAGGGATGGGAGGACTCGGTCCGCCGCTACGTCCCCCCTGCCGTGTTCACCGCACTCCAGGAAATGGATCACGATCAATGA